CCGCGCTCACCCCCGAGGAACGGGCACGGCTCGAGCGGCGCCGCGGCCTCGAGCTCGCGCGATCCCGCGCCACCGCAGATCTCGCAGGCGCCACCGCGCCGGCGCACAAAGAGATGCTCCGACGGGCGATCGCCGCGCTCGACGAACAGCTGAACTTGGGTCGCTAGGAACCCCGGCACCCGATTTGCTCCATGAAGCTGGAGCATGCCGTCGAAGGACCTCGTCCGCATCGCGGCGATTGGTGATCTGCATTACGGTCGCGCTACCCCGGCAGGATCGCTGCAGCCGCTGTTCGCGCAGATCGCCGACTCGGCCGACATCCTGGCGCTCGCCGGCGACCTGACCGACTACGGCCTCGCCGAGGAAGCCCGCGGCTTCGCCAGAGAACTGGCCGCGGTCCGCATTCCGATGGTCGCCGTCCTCGGTAACCACGACGTCGAGTCGAACCAGCAGAGCGAGATCGTCGCGATCCTCAAGGACGCCGGTGTCACGACCCTCGACGGCGACACGACGGAGATCCTGGGAATAGGTTTCGCCGGCGTGAAGGGGTTCTGCGGCGGCTTCGGCCGTCGGGCGCTCGGCCCGTGGGGTGAACCGATCATCAAGAAATTCGTCCATGAGGCACTCGACGAGGCGCTGAAGCTCGAGACCGCGCTCGCGCGGCTGCGCGGCGAGCACCTCATCACGCTGCTCCATTACGCGCCGGTCCAGGCGACGGTCGAGGGGGAGCCTCTCGAGATCTATCCGTTCCTCGGCTGCAGCCGTCTCGAGGAGCCGATCACGCGCTATCCGATCAGCGCCGTCATCCATGGACACGCGCACCATGGGGCACCCGAGGGGCGGACGCGCACCAACGTGCCGGTTTACAACGTCTCGGCATCGCTGATGCGTGAGCGGTTTCCCGAACGTCCCTTCCGGCTCATCGAAGTCGGGCCGGCCAGCGCGCTCGCGGCGGAGCGCCGCGCCGGAAGCGATCGTCGCGGCATTCCCGTCGCGATGCCGGAGGTCATGTGAAACACCCATCGACGTCGTCAGTCATGCGAGGGCTCCTGGTCTCCGGTGCGGCGGTTGGCCAGCTGCTGCTCGCGCAGCCGGCGGCCGCGCAGCACCGGCCCGTGCGGAAGACGCAGCATGCGGTGCGAAAGGAAGCGCCGAAAGCGCCTCCAATCGACAAGCCGATGCTGGCGACGCAGGTGATGCTCGACCGCGCCGGCTATTCGCCTGGCGAGATCGACGCGCGGCACGGATCGAATTCGGACCGCGCGCTCGCGGCGTTCGCGAGCCATGGCGGCGATCCCACGGCGCTGCCGCAGGACGCCTTGACCGACTACACCATCACGTCCGAGGACGCGGCCGGGCCGTTCACCCAGTCGATCCCGCCGGATCTCATGGCGATGGCGAAATTGACCTCGCTCGACTACACCAACCTCGTCGAGATGCTCGGCGAACGGTTCCACGCGAGTCCGGCGCTGCTGAGACGTCTGAATCCCGAGGCCACATTCGACGCTGGCGAGACCATCACGGTCCCCAATGTCGAGCAGGGCATGGCGGCGGCGGGGCGCAAGAACGATCCGTCCAGCCCGATGGCGACGACCGTCACCGTGCGCAAGAGCAGCTCCGACCTGCTGGCGACCGACAAGGCGGGCAACGTGCTGATGTACGCGCCGGTCACGACCGGCAGCG
This sequence is a window from Vicinamibacterales bacterium. Protein-coding genes within it:
- a CDS encoding metallophosphoesterase: MPSKDLVRIAAIGDLHYGRATPAGSLQPLFAQIADSADILALAGDLTDYGLAEEARGFARELAAVRIPMVAVLGNHDVESNQQSEIVAILKDAGVTTLDGDTTEILGIGFAGVKGFCGGFGRRALGPWGEPIIKKFVHEALDEALKLETALARLRGEHLITLLHYAPVQATVEGEPLEIYPFLGCSRLEEPITRYPISAVIHGHAHHGAPEGRTRTNVPVYNVSASLMRERFPERPFRLIEVGPASALAAERRAGSDRRGIPVAMPEVM
- a CDS encoding L,D-transpeptidase; translation: MRGLLVSGAAVGQLLLAQPAAAQHRPVRKTQHAVRKEAPKAPPIDKPMLATQVMLDRAGYSPGEIDARHGSNSDRALAAFASHGGDPTALPQDALTDYTITSEDAAGPFTQSIPPDLMAMAKLTSLDYTNLVEMLGERFHASPALLRRLNPEATFDAGETITVPNVEQGMAAAGRKNDPSSPMATTVTVRKSSSDLLATDKAGNVLMYAPVTTGSEHDPLPIGTWQVNGVQHNPTFHYNPALFWDANTADTKATIPAGPNNPVGVVWIDISHPHYGLHGTPEPSRIGKTTSHGCVRLTNWDALKLSALVRPGTRVVFAE